A genomic region of Rickettsiales bacterium contains the following coding sequences:
- a CDS encoding ankyrin repeat domain-containing protein has protein sequence MRILKKTALLATVLYVSSGALLWAQDAAVPPAVDAQDLPVLAPGAAPAPISVPALVPAPSPAPAPVSDSGMQRSLPPAAPVQQSLPPISPLPATGAEALHLPGEQHPGSASSEMPQLAAPSMPPAPAEEAPKQTADTSEAPKETPVKSKHHGKHKKHAKHHHKGKVMVAKAIPVEPVTSYRLPSTIYNKSYDKQNRHLPMAYSEQDYDTMVYTTILNDDINGLRSLLNTKGRDIDMINAQGDTPLIAAVKNDSPNAVRLLVKRNANRAIEDRNGYTALQLAEHMGDSVVIQALITE, from the coding sequence ATGCGTATTTTGAAGAAAACAGCATTACTTGCTACAGTATTATACGTCAGCAGCGGGGCTCTTCTCTGGGCTCAGGATGCCGCCGTGCCGCCAGCAGTAGATGCACAGGATCTTCCGGTTCTTGCACCCGGCGCTGCGCCAGCGCCCATATCGGTACCGGCGCTCGTTCCGGCCCCTTCACCTGCGCCTGCTCCGGTGTCTGATAGCGGCATGCAGCGGTCGCTGCCTCCAGCGGCACCGGTACAGCAATCATTACCGCCTATTTCCCCGCTTCCGGCCACGGGTGCGGAAGCCCTGCATCTTCCCGGCGAGCAACATCCCGGCAGCGCATCTTCCGAAATGCCGCAGTTAGCCGCTCCTTCTATGCCGCCCGCTCCCGCTGAAGAGGCGCCGAAGCAAACTGCCGATACCAGCGAAGCTCCAAAGGAAACTCCGGTTAAATCCAAGCATCATGGCAAACATAAGAAGCATGCAAAGCATCATCACAAAGGAAAAGTGATGGTTGCGAAGGCGATTCCTGTTGAGCCGGTGACATCTTACCGCCTGCCGAGCACGATCTATAACAAATCCTATGATAAGCAGAATCGTCATTTGCCAATGGCGTATTCTGAACAGGATTACGATACAATGGTTTATACCACGATCCTCAACGACGATATCAATGGCTTACGCAGCCTGCTCAACACGAAGGGGCGTGATATCGATATGATTAATGCGCAAGGTGACACGCCGTTGATTGCTGCCGTGAAAAATGACTCACCCAATGCGGTGCGCCTGCTGGTCAAACGCAATGCTAACCGCGCTATTGAAGACCGTAACGGATATACGGCGCTTCAGCTTGCGGAGCATATGGGCGATTCAGTGGTAATTCAGGCCTTAATCACGGAGTAA
- the gltX gene encoding glutamate--tRNA ligase, whose product MTVFVRFAPSPTGYLHAGNIRTALVNYLFARAAGGRFMLRLDDTDTERSKAEYEAAIEEDLRWLGMQWDDFKKQSDRFTSYEQAKQKLIASGRLYPCYETAAELDMQRKLQAGRGQPPIYNRAALQLTPEQKAKYEAEGHKPHYRFLLEDKPIVWNDLVRGEVRFQGAHVSDPVLIREDGVPLYTLASVVDDGEMGITHILRGEDHVSNTAVQFQIFEALGFTPPQFGHLALLKTKEGELSKRVGGNDIRGLREAGIEPMTINSLLAKLGTSDPVEPFTDMKELIESFDIKKFGRAAANYDPQELERLNEKLLHKLPFSSVKERLSFADEPFWLSIRANLKTLAEAKSWWDIIHGEVNAPVVDASYLQDALALLPPEPWDETAWGTWTKAISAKTGRKGKELFLPLRLALTGVEHGPEMKQLLPLIGYNKVAQRLNKI is encoded by the coding sequence ATGACTGTTTTCGTCCGTTTCGCTCCTTCGCCCACCGGCTACCTGCATGCCGGTAACATCCGAACCGCTCTGGTAAATTACCTGTTTGCGCGCGCGGCAGGCGGGCGTTTCATGCTGCGTCTGGACGATACGGACACGGAGCGTTCAAAAGCGGAATATGAAGCTGCCATTGAAGAGGATTTGCGCTGGCTAGGCATGCAGTGGGACGATTTTAAGAAACAGTCCGACCGCTTTACATCTTATGAACAGGCAAAACAGAAGCTTATAGCGTCTGGCAGGCTTTATCCATGCTATGAAACCGCGGCAGAACTGGACATGCAACGCAAGCTTCAGGCCGGACGCGGCCAGCCGCCGATCTATAACCGCGCGGCCCTGCAGCTAACACCGGAACAAAAAGCGAAATACGAAGCCGAAGGCCACAAGCCCCATTACCGTTTCCTGCTGGAAGATAAACCTATCGTGTGGAACGACCTTGTGCGCGGTGAAGTCCGCTTCCAGGGGGCGCATGTGAGCGATCCCGTGCTGATTCGCGAGGACGGCGTGCCGCTTTACACGCTGGCTTCCGTGGTGGATGACGGCGAAATGGGCATCACCCATATACTGCGCGGCGAAGACCATGTCAGCAACACTGCCGTACAGTTCCAGATATTTGAAGCACTGGGCTTCACTCCGCCGCAGTTCGGCCATCTGGCGCTGCTGAAAACCAAGGAAGGTGAGCTTTCCAAACGTGTGGGCGGCAACGATATACGAGGCTTGCGCGAAGCCGGCATCGAACCGATGACTATTAATAGCCTGCTTGCCAAACTCGGCACGAGCGATCCTGTTGAACCCTTTACGGATATGAAAGAACTGATAGAATCTTTCGATATCAAAAAATTTGGTCGCGCTGCCGCAAATTATGACCCGCAGGAGCTGGAACGGCTGAACGAGAAGCTGCTGCATAAGCTTCCTTTCTCTAGTGTAAAAGAAAGGCTTAGCTTCGCTGATGAGCCATTCTGGCTTTCCATACGCGCTAATCTTAAGACACTCGCCGAAGCCAAAAGCTGGTGGGATATTATCCATGGCGAAGTCAATGCCCCTGTAGTCGATGCTTCGTATCTACAGGACGCGCTGGCGCTGCTGCCGCCTGAGCCATGGGATGAAACCGCATGGGGCACATGGACAAAAGCCATCTCCGCCAAAACCGGCCGCAAAGGCAAGGAACTGTTCCTGCCGCTCAGGCTGGCGCTGACAGGAGTCGAACACGGACCGGAAATGAAGCAGTTGCTTCCACTCATCGGTTATAACAAGGTCGCACAAAGGCTAAATAAGATATGA
- the cysS gene encoding cysteine--tRNA ligase, producing the protein MIHLYNTLTRQKEAFTPMDVQNVRMYVCGPTVYDRAHLGNARSVVVYDVLYRLLKHTYPKVTYIRNITDVDDKINTAAKNQKITIQELTQKVTGWFHDDMAALNVLNPDKEPKATEHIRQMIAMIEQLIKNNIAYVSEGHVLFSVSSYGAAYGALSGRVQEELESGARIKVESYKRNPNDFVLWKPADAEDDASSVFESPWGKGRPGWHIECSAMSTEYLGRDFDIHGGGADLMFPHHENEIAQACGAYPESHFAKYWVHNGFLTVNGEKMSKSLGNFITVRDLLDKGIKGEVIRYALLKTRYREPLDFNEKLMEDAKKELDGFYRKLSEGAATNNMSADFLAALHDDMNFPKALSALHACTPEELRTAGSILGILQQNPEEWFKGDTSDSGDIDALVAARIAAKKAKNWAEADKIRNDLKAQGIILEDRPDGTTDWRRE; encoded by the coding sequence ATGATACACCTGTACAATACCCTCACCCGCCAGAAGGAAGCTTTCACGCCGATGGATGTGCAGAATGTGCGCATGTATGTATGCGGCCCTACGGTGTATGACCGCGCGCATCTCGGCAATGCACGCTCCGTAGTGGTGTATGATGTATTGTACCGCCTGCTGAAACACACCTACCCGAAAGTCACCTACATCCGCAACATCACGGATGTGGACGACAAGATCAATACCGCAGCCAAAAACCAGAAAATCACCATTCAGGAACTGACACAGAAAGTCACGGGCTGGTTCCATGATGACATGGCCGCACTGAACGTATTGAATCCGGATAAAGAGCCAAAGGCCACCGAGCATATCAGACAGATGATCGCGATGATCGAGCAGCTGATCAAAAACAATATAGCCTATGTTTCGGAAGGCCATGTCTTGTTCAGCGTGTCGAGCTACGGCGCTGCTTACGGCGCACTCTCCGGCCGCGTGCAGGAAGAACTGGAATCCGGCGCGCGCATCAAGGTGGAATCCTACAAGCGCAATCCGAACGATTTCGTACTGTGGAAACCTGCCGACGCGGAAGACGATGCATCGAGCGTCTTTGAAAGCCCATGGGGCAAAGGCAGACCGGGCTGGCATATCGAGTGCTCGGCCATGAGCACGGAATATCTGGGCCGCGATTTCGACATCCATGGCGGCGGTGCAGACCTCATGTTCCCGCACCATGAAAACGAGATCGCACAGGCCTGCGGCGCTTACCCCGAATCGCACTTTGCCAAATACTGGGTGCATAACGGTTTCCTGACCGTCAACGGCGAAAAAATGAGCAAATCGCTAGGGAATTTCATCACCGTGCGCGACCTGCTGGATAAAGGCATTAAGGGCGAAGTGATTCGTTATGCATTGCTTAAAACCAGATACCGCGAGCCGCTCGACTTCAATGAAAAGCTCATGGAAGACGCAAAGAAAGAACTGGATGGCTTTTACCGCAAGCTCTCGGAAGGAGCTGCAACTAATAATATGAGCGCTGACTTCCTGGCGGCATTGCATGACGATATGAATTTCCCCAAGGCACTCAGCGCCTTGCACGCCTGCACACCGGAAGAGTTACGCACTGCAGGTAGTATTCTCGGCATTCTCCAGCAGAATCCAGAAGAATGGTTCAAAGGCGATACTTCCGACAGCGGTGACATTGACGCGCTTGTCGCCGCACGTATTGCCGCCAAAAAGGCAAAGAACTGGGCAGAAGCGGATAAAATACGTAATGACCTGAAAGCGCAGGGTATTATTCTGGAAGACCGTCCGGACGGCACCACCGACTGGCGCAGGGAATAG
- the xth gene encoding exodeoxyribonuclease III, with product MNIKIATWNVNSVRSRITHLTGWLREYSPDIVLLQELKTTNDTFPAMEIEELGYNIAMNGQKSYNGVAILSKLPLDDVIMKLPGDEADLEARYIEAVASGKGFALRVASVYVPNGQSPDSDKFQYKQRFLARLREHAKSLLRLEEILVIGGDYNVAPDPIDVYDPKSLDGTVCYHPLERQALRSIMHLGFYDAFRVANPDRQTFSWWDYRGNGFDAGKGMRIDHLLLSPQAADRLQSSEVVMSVRVLEKPSDHAPVVCVLDIGE from the coding sequence ATGAACATCAAAATCGCCACCTGGAATGTCAACTCCGTCCGCAGCCGCATCACGCATCTGACCGGCTGGCTGCGTGAATATTCACCTGATATCGTGCTCCTGCAGGAACTTAAAACCACGAACGATACATTTCCGGCCATGGAGATCGAGGAGCTCGGTTATAACATCGCGATGAACGGGCAGAAGAGCTATAACGGCGTGGCCATTCTTTCCAAGCTGCCGCTTGATGACGTTATCATGAAGCTGCCGGGAGATGAAGCAGACCTGGAAGCGCGTTACATAGAGGCGGTGGCGAGCGGGAAGGGATTTGCGCTTCGTGTTGCTTCGGTTTATGTGCCTAACGGCCAGTCTCCCGATTCGGACAAGTTCCAGTATAAGCAGCGTTTCCTGGCGCGACTGAGAGAGCATGCCAAATCATTGCTGAGGTTGGAAGAAATACTGGTTATAGGCGGGGATTATAATGTTGCGCCGGATCCTATCGATGTCTACGATCCGAAATCGCTGGACGGGACAGTCTGTTACCATCCGCTGGAGCGGCAGGCTTTGCGCTCGATCATGCATTTAGGTTTCTACGATGCTTTCCGCGTTGCCAATCCTGACCGCCAGACTTTCAGCTGGTGGGATTATCGGGGCAACGGGTTCGATGCAGGCAAGGGCATGCGTATCGACCATCTTCTGCTGTCTCCGCAGGCAGCCGACAGGTTGCAATCATCCGAAGTGGTCATGTCCGTGCGCGTGTTGGAAAAACCTTCCGATCATGCGCCGGTGGTGTGCGTTCTGGATATAGGTGAATAG
- the rpsA gene encoding 30S ribosomal protein S1, which translates to MAHNVAAYAVNDQTTEFATGENFAELFESYVKSGEKSEGSVIKGIIVAIENNDIVVVDVGLKSEGRVSIKEFTQHGKIPELRVGDEVEVYLEKLENKHGEAVISREKALREESWARLERACANAERVDGVIFGRVKGGFTVDIEGAVAFLPGSQVDIRPIRDVTPLMGITQPFIILKMDRKRGNIVVSRRAILEESRVEARNELLGKISEGQQLEGVVKNITDYGAFIDMGGIDGLLHVTDISWKRINHPSEVLHVGQTVKVMVTKFDQDSKRISLGMKQLEQNPWENIAGKFHIGQRFTGTVTNITDYGAFVELEKGIEGLVHVSEMSWVKKNTHPSKIISSSQQVEVVILDIDNVKHRISLGMKQCVDNPWATFAEKHNVGDTIEGTVRNITDFGLFVGLDGDIDGLVHHSDISWTEPGETAVKNYKKGETVQARILAIDVEKERISLGIKQLSGNESGGAIDSLQKGSVVTCVVTGIQESGIDVKINDTITAFIKKSDLSRDRQEQRPDRFAVGDRVDAKVTNVDKNAHKVTVSIKALEADEQKRAIEEYGSTDSGASLGDILGAALNDANDKKAKKSK; encoded by the coding sequence ATGGCTCACAATGTAGCTGCCTACGCAGTAAACGACCAGACCACCGAATTCGCCACTGGTGAAAACTTCGCTGAACTGTTCGAATCATACGTTAAATCCGGCGAAAAGTCCGAAGGCAGCGTTATCAAAGGTATTATCGTCGCTATCGAAAACAACGACATCGTCGTAGTCGATGTCGGCCTGAAATCCGAAGGCCGCGTTTCCATTAAGGAATTCACGCAGCATGGCAAAATTCCGGAACTCCGTGTCGGCGACGAAGTCGAAGTTTACCTGGAAAAACTCGAAAACAAGCATGGCGAAGCCGTTATCAGCCGCGAAAAAGCGCTGCGCGAAGAATCCTGGGCACGCCTCGAACGCGCCTGCGCTAACGCAGAACGCGTTGACGGCGTCATTTTCGGCCGCGTCAAAGGCGGCTTCACAGTGGATATCGAAGGCGCTGTTGCCTTCCTGCCGGGCAGCCAGGTGGACATCCGTCCGATCCGCGACGTCACCCCGCTCATGGGCATCACCCAGCCGTTCATTATCCTCAAGATGGACCGCAAGCGTGGCAATATCGTGGTTTCCCGCCGTGCTATCCTCGAAGAATCCCGCGTCGAAGCACGCAACGAACTGCTCGGCAAGATCTCCGAAGGCCAGCAGCTGGAAGGCGTGGTCAAGAACATCACCGATTACGGTGCGTTCATCGACATGGGCGGCATCGACGGCCTGCTCCACGTTACCGATATTTCCTGGAAGCGTATCAATCACCCGTCCGAAGTACTGCATGTCGGTCAGACCGTAAAAGTTATGGTCACCAAGTTCGACCAGGACAGCAAGCGTATTTCGCTGGGCATGAAGCAGCTCGAACAGAATCCGTGGGAAAACATCGCCGGCAAGTTCCATATCGGCCAGCGCTTCACGGGTACCGTAACCAACATCACGGACTACGGTGCGTTCGTTGAACTGGAAAAAGGCATCGAAGGCCTCGTTCACGTGTCCGAAATGAGCTGGGTAAAGAAAAACACCCACCCGAGCAAGATCATCTCCAGCAGCCAGCAGGTTGAAGTGGTGATCCTCGACATCGACAACGTGAAGCACCGCATCAGCCTCGGCATGAAGCAGTGCGTCGACAATCCATGGGCAACGTTCGCTGAAAAGCACAATGTTGGCGACACGATTGAAGGCACCGTACGTAACATCACCGATTTCGGCCTGTTTGTAGGTCTGGACGGTGATATCGACGGCCTTGTTCACCATTCCGACATCAGCTGGACCGAACCGGGTGAAACCGCTGTGAAGAACTACAAGAAGGGCGAAACGGTCCAGGCCAGGATCCTCGCTATCGACGTAGAAAAAGAGCGCATCAGCCTCGGTATCAAGCAGCTCTCCGGCAATGAGTCCGGCGGCGCAATCGACAGTCTGCAGAAAGGCAGTGTCGTTACCTGCGTGGTCACCGGCATCCAGGAAAGTGGCATCGATGTGAAGATCAACGATACCATCACCGCCTTCATCAAGAAGTCGGACCTGTCCCGTGACCGTCAGGAACAGCGCCCTGACCGCTTCGCAGTCGGCGACCGCGTTGATGCGAAAGTAACCAACGTGGACAAGAACGCGCACAAAGTCACCGTTTCCATCAAAGCACTGGAAGCAGATGAACAGAAGCGTGCGATCGAGGAATACGGCTCCACCGACTCCGGCGCCAGCCTCGGCGACATTCTTGGCGCGGCATTGAACGATGCCAACGACAAGAAGGCTAAAAAGTCTAAGTAA
- the sppA gene encoding signal peptide peptidase SppA: MSLNADTLLDRNRLKQQLNKWRIITIVIALIAALGAFEKFSRYSPIRTDYIARITVDGIITDDLKMEKLIDKTAKDPHAKAVLVWLDTPGGSAVGGQELYLDLRKTSKKKPVVAVMRTMAASAGYMASLGADRIVAREGTITGSIGVIMEAFEATELAEKLGIHPIVIKSGPNKAAPNPLEKYTAAQNVVIEGVIKDFFNWFVGIVAERRHMPLETAEKLADGRIYTGRQALQANLIDELGGEDEAVQWLAKERKIDPHLEIRDVKLEEEDPSLFQQLTQLANGKIGAHLLQRLDGLNAIWQPNPL, encoded by the coding sequence ATGTCCCTGAATGCTGACACGCTTCTCGATCGTAACCGCCTGAAACAGCAGCTGAACAAATGGCGGATTATTACGATAGTGATAGCGCTGATTGCAGCACTGGGAGCCTTTGAAAAATTCTCGCGCTATTCTCCCATACGCACGGATTATATCGCCCGCATCACAGTCGACGGCATCATTACCGACGATCTGAAGATGGAAAAACTCATCGATAAAACCGCAAAAGATCCGCACGCAAAAGCCGTGCTCGTCTGGCTGGATACGCCCGGTGGCAGCGCCGTCGGCGGCCAGGAACTGTATCTGGATCTGCGAAAAACCTCCAAGAAGAAACCGGTAGTTGCCGTCATGCGCACCATGGCAGCTTCTGCAGGTTATATGGCCTCGCTCGGCGCAGATCGCATTGTCGCACGTGAAGGCACCATTACCGGCTCCATCGGCGTGATCATGGAAGCGTTTGAAGCCACGGAATTGGCGGAAAAGCTAGGCATACACCCTATCGTGATCAAATCCGGCCCGAATAAAGCCGCACCTAATCCGCTGGAAAAATACACCGCTGCACAGAATGTGGTCATTGAAGGCGTAATCAAGGATTTCTTCAACTGGTTCGTCGGCATCGTTGCGGAACGCAGGCATATGCCGCTTGAAACCGCAGAAAAACTGGCAGACGGACGCATCTATACGGGTCGCCAGGCACTGCAGGCAAACCTCATAGACGAACTCGGCGGTGAGGACGAAGCTGTCCAATGGCTTGCCAAAGAAAGAAAAATCGACCCGCATCTCGAGATCAGGGACGTAAAATTAGAGGAGGAAGATCCTTCGCTATTTCAGCAACTTACCCAACTTGCCAATGGAAAAATTGGCGCACACCTGTTACAAAGGCTTGACGGATTGAACGCGATATGGCAACCTAATCCACTGTAA
- a CDS encoding integration host factor subunit beta, with protein MTKSDLILRLSKKFPDLYLRDVEKIVNSILNEMVEALKKGGRVELRGFGAFSIRKREARVARNPKNGQEVSIGERHAIYFRTGKELREKINKADQA; from the coding sequence ATGACAAAATCAGACCTGATACTGCGCCTTTCCAAGAAATTTCCCGATCTTTATCTGCGTGATGTTGAAAAGATTGTGAATTCAATACTTAATGAAATGGTGGAAGCTCTGAAAAAGGGCGGTCGCGTAGAACTGCGCGGTTTCGGTGCGTTTTCGATCCGCAAACGCGAAGCACGTGTCGCACGCAATCCAAAGAACGGCCAGGAAGTCAGCATCGGCGAACGCCATGCTATCTATTTCCGCACCGGCAAGGAACTGCGTGAAAAGATAAACAAAGCGGACCAGGCATGA
- a CDS encoding lipopolysaccharide assembly protein LapA domain-containing protein, with protein sequence MLTVIRKTLKLCLYALIVIVGIVFCVSNRSRLELTLFPLPYGLTLPVFLFAILIFVAGLITGRFIGGMSHFKTRKLHKAANERVSALENEITAVRSEKLLRNS encoded by the coding sequence ATGTTGACCGTTATCAGGAAAACCCTGAAACTCTGCCTGTATGCCCTGATTGTGATTGTGGGCATTGTCTTCTGCGTCTCAAACCGTTCCCGGCTTGAGCTGACTTTATTTCCTCTGCCTTACGGCCTTACACTCCCGGTATTCCTGTTTGCTATTCTGATATTTGTCGCAGGGCTGATAACCGGCAGATTCATTGGCGGTATGAGCCATTTCAAAACCCGCAAACTCCATAAAGCTGCGAACGAACGTGTAAGCGCGCTCGAAAATGAGATCACGGCCGTACGCTCGGAAAAGCTGCTGCGCAACAGCTAG
- a CDS encoding sulfate ABC transporter ATP-binding protein, with protein MSIQVQNICKRFGDQVVLDNVNLEVKTGELIALLGPSGSGKTTLLRIIAGMDIADSGTVLLDGDEALSKKAGERNVGFVFQHYALFKHMTVFENVAFGLRMRPKQFRLSDFELKRKVMKLLHLVHLDKFHSRYPSQLSGGQRQRVALARALAVEPKLLLLDEPFGALDAKVRKELRRWMRRLHDDINVTSIFVTHDQEEAMEVADRVVVMGNGRIEQAGTPGEVYHHPVNSFVYDFLGNYNVFKGWKDEDGKAHLLEYEAKEKEQFTMPDIKSRSSWMNRYPEITGLLHRILPGVVSTPPALSPPQKAAADVKKLGKPVKLFSRPHEIYVTKTPDEHEYVKVLVTHLNPAGPLVKIEMERLSGEGLTAEVAKDVIDSLAIKKNDYIFIRPKNTRVFDE; from the coding sequence ATGAGCATCCAGGTTCAGAATATCTGCAAACGTTTTGGCGACCAGGTCGTTCTCGACAACGTCAATCTTGAGGTGAAGACCGGTGAACTGATTGCCCTGCTCGGTCCTTCAGGTTCGGGCAAAACAACGCTGTTGCGCATTATCGCGGGAATGGATATCGCGGATTCAGGTACGGTATTGCTGGACGGGGATGAAGCGCTTTCCAAGAAGGCTGGGGAACGTAATGTGGGATTCGTATTTCAGCATTATGCGCTGTTCAAGCACATGACGGTTTTTGAGAATGTGGCGTTCGGCCTGCGCATGCGCCCCAAACAGTTCCGTCTCAGCGATTTTGAACTCAAGCGCAAGGTGATGAAGCTGCTGCATCTCGTGCATCTGGATAAATTCCATAGCCGCTATCCGTCGCAGCTTTCCGGCGGGCAGAGGCAGCGTGTGGCGCTTGCGCGCGCGCTGGCAGTGGAGCCGAAACTACTGCTGCTGGATGAGCCGTTCGGTGCGCTGGATGCAAAGGTGCGCAAAGAATTGCGTCGCTGGATGCGGCGTCTGCATGACGATATCAATGTGACAAGCATTTTCGTTACGCATGACCAGGAAGAGGCCATGGAAGTGGCGGACCGCGTGGTGGTGATGGGCAATGGCCGTATCGAGCAGGCGGGCACTCCCGGCGAAGTGTATCACCATCCGGTGAATTCTTTCGTGTATGACTTTCTTGGCAATTATAATGTTTTCAAAGGCTGGAAAGACGAAGATGGTAAAGCGCATCTTCTGGAGTATGAAGCCAAGGAAAAAGAACAATTCACCATGCCGGACATTAAGAGCCGCAGCAGCTGGATGAACCGCTATCCTGAGATTACAGGGTTGCTGCACCGGATACTGCCGGGAGTAGTCTCCACTCCACCTGCACTCTCACCACCGCAGAAAGCGGCTGCGGATGTAAAAAAGCTGGGTAAGCCCGTGAAATTATTTTCGCGTCCGCATGAGATCTACGTGACTAAAACGCCGGATGAGCATGAATATGTCAAAGTACTCGTGACGCATCTTAACCCTGCGGGGCCGCTGGTGAAGATAGAGATGGAGCGTTTAAGCGGCGAGGGGCTGACAGCAGAAGTTGCTAAGGATGTGATCGATAGTCTTGCGATTAAAAAGAACGATTATATTTTCATCCGCCCGAAAAATACGCGTGTATTTGATGAGTAA
- the cysW gene encoding sulfate ABC transporter permease subunit CysW, producing the protein MVTEPLAVRVLLIAVAVLFVGVFVAMPLAVVFMEAFKTGIQAYFSELGGDYAKAAIKLTLLVAAISVPCNIVFGLAASWAIAKFNFFGKRLLLTLIDLPFSVSPVIAGLVYVLLFGAKGFFAGALERWHLSILFALPGLVIVTIFVTFPFVARELIPLMEEQGTSEEEAAIMLGANGWQTFWHVTLPNIKWGLFYGVLLCNARAMGEFGAVSVVSGHIEGLTNTIPLQVETLYNEYNTVGAFAVASILTMLALFTLVIKTYIEHKFPHEIKAMK; encoded by the coding sequence GTGGTGACAGAGCCTCTGGCGGTAAGGGTTTTACTGATAGCAGTAGCGGTACTGTTTGTGGGGGTATTCGTTGCCATGCCGCTGGCGGTCGTGTTCATGGAGGCGTTCAAAACGGGAATACAGGCTTATTTCAGCGAGCTTGGGGGTGATTATGCTAAAGCCGCTATCAAATTAACGCTTCTGGTCGCTGCGATTTCCGTGCCGTGCAATATCGTATTCGGGCTTGCTGCAAGCTGGGCCATCGCCAAGTTTAATTTCTTTGGAAAGCGTCTGCTGCTCACGCTGATCGACCTGCCTTTCTCCGTCTCGCCGGTTATTGCGGGGCTGGTATATGTGTTGCTGTTCGGAGCGAAAGGGTTTTTCGCCGGTGCGCTTGAGCGCTGGCATCTGTCTATTCTCTTTGCGCTTCCGGGACTCGTGATCGTGACGATCTTCGTGACGTTTCCGTTTGTGGCGCGTGAGCTGATTCCGCTGATGGAAGAGCAGGGGACTTCTGAAGAAGAAGCGGCGATCATGCTGGGTGCCAATGGCTGGCAGACTTTCTGGCATGTGACGCTTCCCAATATCAAATGGGGGTTGTTTTACGGCGTTCTGCTATGCAATGCGCGTGCGATGGGAGAGTTCGGTGCGGTGTCGGTCGTATCCGGCCATATTGAAGGCCTGACCAATACGATTCCGCTGCAGGTCGAAACACTGTATAACGAATACAACACTGTCGGCGCATTTGCGGTCGCTTCCATCCTGACAATGCTTGCGCTGTTTACACTCGTCATAAAAACTTATATTGAGCATAAATTCCCGCATGAAATCAAGGCGATGAAATAA
- a CDS encoding mitochondrial fission ELM1 family protein produces MMNLTNKRIWALLDERQGNTSQTLGVAEALETPFEVKKIEFNEWIRIPNILLNHNTLGLTSQSRELLSPPWPDIVLSTARRLGIVASYIKSQNPSTFIAQIQWPGFPSRHFDLIAAPKHDNAKPAPNLFVTVGAPHRVTPDILASEAAIWQTKMPMLNAPKIAVLVGGDAGSRRFEASRAKEFARMASALAQNSGGSLYVTTSRRTSASAAQAIKESITVPHYLHLWDDANNSQANPFYGMLGIADAVVVTGDSISMCSEACATGKPVYIYATPDFVSPKHQQFIDELYRLGLAKPLEASGNMLFTPPFRLDDAKSVAREIIQRYNNTAI; encoded by the coding sequence ATGATGAATCTGACGAATAAGAGAATATGGGCGCTGCTGGACGAGCGGCAGGGAAACACGAGCCAGACGCTGGGCGTCGCGGAAGCGCTGGAAACCCCTTTCGAAGTCAAAAAGATCGAATTCAATGAGTGGATACGAATTCCCAACATCTTGCTGAATCATAATACACTGGGCCTGACAAGCCAGAGCAGGGAACTCCTTTCCCCGCCCTGGCCGGATATTGTGTTGTCCACGGCCAGAAGACTCGGCATTGTTGCATCCTACATCAAATCGCAGAATCCTTCGACCTTCATCGCACAGATACAATGGCCGGGCTTCCCTTCCCGTCATTTCGACCTGATCGCAGCACCGAAGCACGATAATGCAAAACCAGCCCCCAATCTCTTTGTCACGGTCGGCGCCCCTCACAGAGTAACACCGGATATTCTGGCGAGCGAAGCTGCCATATGGCAGACCAAAATGCCCATGCTGAATGCACCGAAAATCGCTGTGCTGGTCGGAGGCGATGCAGGCTCGCGGCGGTTTGAAGCCTCGCGAGCAAAAGAATTCGCACGTATGGCATCCGCGCTTGCGCAAAACTCCGGCGGTTCTCTGTATGTCACCACAAGCAGGCGCACAAGCGCGAGCGCAGCGCAGGCAATAAAAGAGTCGATCACCGTACCGCATTATCTCCACTTATGGGATGATGCGAACAACTCACAGGCAAACCCGTTCTATGGCATGCTCGGCATCGCAGATGCGGTTGTTGTGACAGGCGACTCCATCTCCATGTGCTCGGAGGCCTGCGCGACCGGTAAACCGGTGTATATTTATGCCACCCCGGATTTCGTCTCTCCCAAACATCAGCAATTCATTGACGAACTCTACCGGCTTGGCCTGGCCAAACCGCTGGAAGCAAGCGGTAACATGCTGTTTACGCCGCCTTTCCGTCTGGACGATGCCAAAAGCGTAGCCAGGGAAATCATTCAAAGGTATAATAATACTGCAATATGA